Proteins from a genomic interval of Rhodothermia bacterium:
- a CDS encoding transposase, with protein QAELDVNLDQASYKKRFTIERTFAWEDKFRRLVVRYERLAEIFLAFKMLAFILINLKDLVNKT; from the coding sequence CTCAAGCAGAATTAGATGTAAATTTAGATCAAGCATCATACAAGAAACGGTTCACGATTGAGCGTACATTTGCATGGGAAGACAAATTTAGACGATTAGTAGTACGGTATGAACGGCTGGCAGAAATCTTTCTTGCCTTCAAAATGCTCGCCTTTATCCTCATAAATTTAAAGGACTTAGTCAATAAAACATGA
- a CDS encoding phage tail protein, translating into MKNKGKTPIRSADPFIGKIGLFAFNFAPRNWNACNGQVLPIQQYAALFTILSTTFGGNGTTTFALPDLRGRMPLQQGTGPGLSVRSLGETGGAETVTLLSTQIPAHNHALSGTFKQVRPRGTTPPVVTGGATGGDRGSVSSALSNAGSGLPHNNMSPYLAINMCVAIAGIFPLRP; encoded by the coding sequence ATGAAAAACAAAGGTAAAACACCAATAAGAAGTGCCGACCCTTTTATCGGTAAAATAGGGCTATTTGCTTTTAACTTTGCGCCTCGAAACTGGAATGCCTGCAATGGGCAAGTGCTTCCTATTCAACAATACGCAGCACTTTTTACGATATTAAGCACGACGTTTGGGGGCAACGGTACCACAACTTTTGCCCTTCCCGATTTACGCGGGCGTATGCCTTTGCAACAAGGCACTGGACCAGGACTCTCGGTACGTTCTTTGGGAGAGACGGGCGGTGCAGAAACCGTTACGTTATTATCTACACAAATTCCTGCGCATAACCATGCCCTTTCAGGCACATTCAAGCAAGTGCGCCCACGTGGTACAACACCACCAGTGGTAACAGGCGGTGCAACTGGCGGCGACCGTGGGAGCGTGTCTTCTGCCCTAAGCAATGCGGGCAGTGGACTGCCCCATAACAATATGTCGCCCTACTTAGCCATCAATATGTGTGTTGCCATAGCAGGGATATTTCCCTTACGCCCTTGA